A genomic stretch from Bradyrhizobium sp. 195 includes:
- a CDS encoding DMT family transporter — MDHNQEALTARAAPILFVLLWSTGFIGTKYVVDNADPLTYLAIRMAIVVGLMAMIAAIARPKWPDRIGIAHSAVAGILVHGFYLGGTAIAIAHSIPAGLSALIPGLQPILTSTIANRWLGERVTPLQWAGLVLGLGGVVMILHNRPMTGEAGLGWLASVVSLISITLGTLYQRRYCNQIDWRAGNLVQYVAVTIFFAIGAFLFEDRVVHWTREFVLALAWLAVALSIGSIGLLYWLIRHAAATSVASLFYLVPAVTALMAYLLFGEKLDGLAIAGMAMCAAAVFVVNRRF, encoded by the coding sequence ATGGACCACAATCAAGAAGCCCTGACCGCCCGCGCCGCGCCGATCCTGTTCGTGCTGCTCTGGAGCACCGGATTCATCGGCACCAAATACGTCGTCGACAATGCCGATCCCTTGACCTATCTCGCCATCCGCATGGCGATCGTGGTCGGCCTGATGGCGATGATCGCGGCGATCGCGCGGCCGAAATGGCCGGATCGTATCGGCATCGCGCATAGCGCGGTCGCCGGCATTCTCGTCCACGGCTTCTATCTCGGCGGCACCGCGATCGCGATCGCGCACTCGATCCCGGCCGGACTCTCCGCGCTCATTCCGGGCCTTCAGCCGATCCTGACCTCGACCATCGCCAACCGCTGGCTCGGCGAGCGGGTGACGCCGCTGCAATGGGCAGGGCTGGTGCTCGGCCTCGGCGGCGTGGTGATGATCCTGCACAACCGTCCCATGACCGGCGAAGCCGGGCTTGGCTGGCTCGCCTCGGTGGTTTCGCTGATCAGCATCACGCTCGGCACGCTCTATCAGCGCCGCTACTGCAACCAGATCGACTGGCGCGCCGGCAATCTCGTGCAATATGTCGCTGTCACCATTTTCTTTGCGATCGGGGCCTTCCTGTTCGAAGACCGCGTGGTGCACTGGACGCGGGAATTCGTGCTCGCGCTCGCCTGGCTCGCCGTGGCACTTTCGATCGGATCGATCGGGCTATTGTACTGGCTGATCCGCCACGCCGCGGCGACCTCGGTCGCGAGCCTGTTCTATCTGGTGCCTGCCGTGACCGCGCTGATGGCTTATCTGCTGTTCGGCGAGAAGCTCGATGGGCTGGCGATTGCCGGCATGGCGATGTGCGCGGCCGCGGTGTTCGTCGTCAACCGGCGCTTCTAG
- a CDS encoding host attachment protein produces the protein MDKMRIDKGDWLVVCDGRKALILENLGDEMFPNLHTREVHEHPNPSTSAQGTDAPGRLHAATGGARSSAEQTDWHDEAERAFLRSLAGRLDAAVNSGETTALTMVASPRALGMIRADYSEVMRKALRGEIGKDLVKLPVYEIEKQLLLSGAAK, from the coding sequence ATGGACAAGATGAGAATCGACAAGGGCGACTGGCTGGTCGTGTGCGATGGGCGCAAGGCGCTCATTCTGGAAAATCTCGGCGACGAGATGTTTCCGAACCTCCACACCAGGGAGGTGCACGAGCACCCCAACCCCTCGACCAGTGCGCAAGGGACCGACGCGCCGGGCCGCCTGCATGCCGCTACCGGCGGGGCGCGCAGCTCGGCCGAGCAGACCGACTGGCATGATGAGGCCGAGCGCGCCTTCCTGCGAAGCCTGGCGGGTCGGCTCGATGCCGCCGTGAACTCCGGCGAGACCACGGCCCTGACCATGGTGGCCTCACCACGTGCCCTCGGCATGATCCGTGCCGACTATTCGGAAGTCATGCGCAAGGCGCTTCGGGGCGAGATCGGCAAGGATCTCGTCAAGCTGCCGGTCTACGAGATCGAGAAGCAATTGCTGCTGTCGGGCGCCGCCAAATAG
- a CDS encoding DUF3775 domain-containing protein translates to MLVIPNLSISPEKVFFVISKSRRSDSEAAGGGVIVDFGDDDMSYGRSGRGGSTDRAELAGFIRDLNVDEQIDLVALIWLGRGGGDLSNWRELHTQAAQAHNQRTASYLIGTPMLADYLEEAMAQFGKSFEEFEEHL, encoded by the coding sequence ATGCTGGTCATTCCAAATCTGTCGATCTCGCCGGAGAAAGTCTTCTTCGTCATCTCGAAATCGCGCCGGTCCGACAGCGAGGCGGCCGGAGGGGGCGTCATCGTGGACTTCGGCGACGATGACATGAGCTATGGCCGTAGCGGGCGCGGCGGGTCCACCGATCGTGCGGAGCTCGCGGGCTTTATCCGCGATCTCAATGTCGACGAGCAGATCGACCTCGTGGCGCTGATCTGGCTTGGTCGCGGCGGCGGCGATCTCTCCAATTGGCGGGAATTGCATACCCAGGCCGCGCAGGCGCACAACCAGCGCACCGCTTCCTACCTGATCGGCACGCCAATGCTCGCTGACTATCTGGAGGAGGCGATGGCGCAATTCGGCAAGTCCTTCGAGGAATTCGAAGAACATCTCTGA
- a CDS encoding AraC family transcriptional regulator, whose amino-acid sequence MLFDALAPSSALQLIGFADVDAFRPIETMEDARSIPLDIPSFAAARAVVSLPACRIVVMRSFARILDTAYRMPGGMVILSMTDDLQVNFKGLDLDARFFVALRGNDECHFVEPQTNHHAMIIFSPELRDRGWFDHADDLRARVANRPALLHTRRLLLDILRTASVQPFLFETSEVAAHLQEGLLLALDDLFRIDSMSDLSASAQSERAIKLVQRIDDYVAAHPTAPIYTADLAGEFGVSIRTLGGAVSKVRGMSLHQYIRLKRLWATRGRLLRGGGATVATCARAQGFHHLGEFAAAYRATFHEAPSDTLARGRQVSRRTD is encoded by the coding sequence ATGTTGTTCGACGCCCTCGCTCCATCCTCCGCGCTCCAACTGATCGGCTTTGCCGACGTCGATGCGTTTCGGCCGATCGAGACGATGGAGGACGCGAGAAGCATTCCGCTCGACATCCCAAGCTTCGCAGCGGCCCGCGCCGTTGTCTCCCTGCCGGCATGCCGCATCGTCGTGATGAGGTCGTTTGCGCGCATCCTCGACACCGCCTATCGGATGCCGGGCGGGATGGTAATCCTGTCCATGACCGACGACCTCCAGGTCAACTTCAAGGGTTTGGATCTCGATGCGCGCTTCTTCGTTGCGCTCCGCGGCAACGATGAATGCCATTTCGTCGAGCCTCAGACCAATCATCATGCCATGATCATCTTCTCCCCCGAGCTGAGAGACCGGGGCTGGTTCGATCACGCCGACGACTTGCGAGCCCGCGTCGCGAACCGGCCCGCCCTGCTCCACACGCGGCGACTCCTGCTCGACATCCTGCGAACCGCGTCCGTGCAGCCGTTCCTGTTCGAAACCAGCGAGGTGGCCGCCCATCTCCAGGAGGGTCTGCTGCTCGCGCTCGACGATTTGTTTCGGATCGATTCGATGTCGGATCTGAGCGCCTCGGCCCAGAGCGAGCGCGCGATCAAGCTCGTGCAGCGGATCGACGACTACGTCGCGGCCCATCCGACCGCGCCGATCTACACCGCCGATCTCGCCGGCGAGTTCGGCGTCTCGATCCGAACGCTCGGCGGCGCAGTCAGCAAGGTGCGTGGCATGAGCCTGCACCAGTACATTCGCCTCAAGAGGCTGTGGGCGACCCGCGGCCGCCTCCTGAGGGGTGGCGGCGCCACCGTCGCGACCTGCGCCCGTGCCCAGGGCTTCCATCATCTCGGTGAATTTGCCGCAGCCTACCGCGCGACGTTCCACGAGGCGCCCTCGGACACGCTGGCCCGGGGGCGGCAGGTGTCCCGTCGGACTGACTGA